The bacterium genomic sequence CTGAGTACCTTGTTGACTCTGGTGGTGATCCCGGCGGCGTACATCCTGGTGCCGTCGCGCATCGACGCGGAGACGGCCCCCGCCGCGTCCGCCACCGAAAGGGTGTGATCGCGTGACCCTGCCCGAACTCGCCATCAAGCGCCCCGTCACCACCCTGATGGTGCTCGTGAGCATCATCGTGCTGGGACTGGTGGCCCTGGCGCGCCTGCCCCTGGCCTTCATGCCGGACATCGTCGAGCCCGAGCTCTTCGTGCAGCTGCCCTACCAGAACGCCTCGCCCGAGCAGGTCGAGCGCATGATCGTGCGCCCCGTGGAGGACGCCCTCGGCTCGGTGCGCGGCCTGAAGACCATGTGGTCGAACAGCGGCAGCGACGG encodes the following:
- a CDS encoding efflux RND transporter permease subunit codes for the protein MTLPELAIKRPVTTLMVLVSIIVLGLVALARLPLAFMPDIVEPELFVQLPYQNASPEQVERMIVRPVEDALGSVRGLKTMWSNSGSDGGRVRLGFAWSQNMYLARTEVWERIDRIRGELPD